In Kribbella amoyensis, the genomic stretch GACCGCAGGGGCCAGAGCAGTGGCCCGAAGGGTGGCGCCAGCAGGGCGCGCAGGATGAAGGGCTGCGGCTGCTGAGCATCGAGTCCGGTCGCTGTACTGATCAGCACCAGCGAGCCCACCAGGTCGGGGCGCTTGTCGGCCAGCGCGATCGCGACCCAGCCGCCACTCGAGTGCCCGGCCACGGGCACGTTCCGCAGCGCGAGGTCGTCGAGCAGCGCAGCAATCGCAGCCGCCTGATCGGGTACGTCGTACGTCGGTGCCGGTGACGATTGCCCACATCCGGGAAGGTCGACCCGGAGGACGTGATGCCGGCCGGCGAGTGTGCCGACCATCGGGGCCCAGGTGGCGCCGGAAGCCCCCGATCCATGAATCAGCAGCAACGGCGACGCGTTCTCGGGGCCGTCGTGGACCACCTGCATTCTGGGCACATGTCGAACCATGCGCGAGACGTTAAAGGGCTGCCGCCGGCCGGTCTTGGACGAATGTCCGCTCACTCGTCGTACCCGAAGGCACGACGCGCCCCCTACGCTGAGGTATGGCCGTCGACTTCAACCACACCATCGTGAGCTGCAGTGACAAAGAGGCGTCCGCACGCTTCCTGGCCGGGATCCTCGGACTCGGCGATCCGACCAGCTACGGGCCGTTCGCCGTCGTCCAGCTGGGGAACGGGACGACGCTGGACTTCGCCGACGACCACGGTCGGCCGCACCGGCAGCACTATGCGTTCCTCGTCAGCGAGGAGGAGTTCGACCAGATCCATGGGCGGATCGTCGAGCGTGGCCTGACGTACTGGGCCGACCCGTTCCACCGGCACGAGGGAGAGATCAACACCAACGACGGCGGGCGCGGTCTCTACTGGGACGACCCGGACGGACACAACCTCGAGATCCTCACCGTGCCGTACGGCGGCGGGCAGTGAAGGCCTGAGCGCTGTGGCGCTCGCGGTGTGCTGGTTGTTCGACCGGCGGTCCGAACGGATGCTCCGCAACCTGTGGGTCCGGCTGGAGGAGCTCGGCGTCCCGACGCTGCGGTCGCACACCCACGGTCGGCACGTGCCACACCTGTCGCTGGCGGTTCTGCGGGAGTGGCGGCAGGACGCGGTGGCGAAGGCCGCCGCGGGGCTGCCGGACGGTGGATCGGTCCGCCTGCACTTCGATGCGCTGGGCACCTTCCGCCGTGGCCGTGCCTGGCTCGTCCCTGCCGTCACGGCGGACGTTCTGACCCGCCAGGAGCGCGCGGTGTCAGCTGTCGTCGAGACCGGCGCGGATCTGCACCGGCACTACCAACCAGGCGTCTGGGTGCCGCACTGCACCCTCGCGCCGCGCGTACCGCTCAGTGCGCTCCCTGTCCTGGCGGCCGCGGTGTACGACGTACTGCCGCTCGAGGTGGAGGCGGACCGCGCCGCCCTCATCGACAGCGGTACGGGGCAGCGGTGGCTGCTCGACCACCTGCCCTGACTACACGCCTGACTACTCGGAGGCGCGGCGGAGGGCTTCGGAGAGGCGCTCGGCGGCCGCCATCACAGCGGGGGCGTGCATGCGGCCGGGCTGGCGGGACAAGCGTTCGATCGGACCGGAGACGGAGACGGCGGCGATCACCTTGCCGGAGGGGGAGCGGACCGGGGCGGAGACCGAGGCGACGCCTTGTTCGCGTTCGCCGACGGAGTGGGCCCAGCCGCGGCGGCGGACGCCGGCCAGGGCGGCCGCGTTGAAGGTCGCGTTGTGGAGGCCGCGGTGCATCCGCTCCGGGTCCTCCCAGGCCAGCAGTATTTGGGCTGCCGACCCTGCGGCCATGGTGAGCTGGCTGCCGACCGGGACGGTGTCGCGGAGACCGGAGGGGCGCTCCGCGGCGGCGACACAGACGCGGTACTCGCCCTGGCGGCGGAAGAGCTGGGCGGACTCCCCGGTGATGTCGCGGAGCCTCGCCAGCACCGGGCCGGCGGTGGCGAGCAGGCGGTCCTCGCCGGCGGCCGAGGCGAGCTCGCTCAGCCGGGGGCCGAGGACGAACCGGCCCTGCATGTCGCGGCCGACCAGCCGGTGGTGCTCGAGCGCGACCGCCAGCCGGTGCGCCGTCGGCCGGGCCAGTCCCGTCGCCGCCACCAGACCGGCCAGGGTC encodes the following:
- a CDS encoding alpha/beta fold hydrolase, yielding MVRHVPRMQVVHDGPENASPLLLIHGSGASGATWAPMVGTLAGRHHVLRVDLPGCGQSSPAPTYDVPDQAAAIAALLDDLALRNVPVAGHSSGGWVAIALADKRPDLVGSLVLISTATGLDAQQPQPFILRALLAPPFGPLLWPLRSDSMIRKGIGATTARPVEIPDDAIADLKNITYRTFRKVLRCNGAYVAERSTPDRLADLDVPVLVIFGAADPRYYPESARQYEAVPNTRLEMLPGVGHIPMLEAPEATSELLLGFTAAAADSPTS
- a CDS encoding VOC family protein, producing MAVDFNHTIVSCSDKEASARFLAGILGLGDPTSYGPFAVVQLGNGTTLDFADDHGRPHRQHYAFLVSEEEFDQIHGRIVERGLTYWADPFHRHEGEINTNDGGRGLYWDDPDGHNLEILTVPYGGGQ
- a CDS encoding 2'-5' RNA ligase family protein, whose amino-acid sequence is MALAVCWLFDRRSERMLRNLWVRLEELGVPTLRSHTHGRHVPHLSLAVLREWRQDAVAKAAAGLPDGGSVRLHFDALGTFRRGRAWLVPAVTADVLTRQERAVSAVVETGADLHRHYQPGVWVPHCTLAPRVPLSALPVLAAAVYDVLPLEVEADRAALIDSGTGQRWLLDHLP
- a CDS encoding IclR family transcriptional regulator, yielding MDNSSGVGVLDKAALVLSALESGPATLAGLVAATGLARPTAHRLAVALEHHRLVGRDMQGRFVLGPRLSELASAAGEDRLLATAGPVLARLRDITGESAQLFRRQGEYRVCVAAAERPSGLRDTVPVGSQLTMAAGSAAQILLAWEDPERMHRGLHNATFNAAALAGVRRRGWAHSVGEREQGVASVSAPVRSPSGKVIAAVSVSGPIERLSRQPGRMHAPAVMAAAERLSEALRRASE